CAACCCAGGCGCCGACGGCCACCCCCATGAGGGTGGGAATGGCCACCGACCATCCCACGAGCCCGAACATCCCGAGCCCGAACCACACGCTCTCTTTCCCTTCCTTCCGGGCCCTAAGCTTCCGCTCCTCCTTCCTTGCCACCTCCCTGCGGAAGGTCTCGCGGTCCTCGTCGTCCCTTTGCTCCCGGGGCTCCTGCACGCTCACTCCTCCAGCCGTATGTGCTGACGGATGAGGCCGGCCTCAAGCCGCGCCATGACCGAGCGGGCCGCCCGCTCCCTCTCGTCAAGCACCATGAACTGCTCCCGCACGTGCTCCCTGAGCTGCCCCAGGTCCGGCCCCAGCACGGCACGCCGGGTGCAGACCAGCACGTCGCCCCCGGCCTTGACGAGCACCCCCGCGTCCAGGGCGACGAACACCTCCCGGCCGGAGTCGTCCTCAAAGGACAGGATGCCCGGCACAAGGGAGGTGGCCAGGTCCACGTGCCGGGGCAGGAGGGTGAAGGAGCCCCGCTCGTCCTCGGCCTTCACTTTGCGCGCTGCCTCCTCAAGCAGGACCTCCTCGGGCAGGATGACCTTGAGCTTCACGCTCTTGCCTCCCACCGCTCTTTCTTCCGCCGGGCATCCTCCACCCCTCCAATCATGTAAAAGGCCTCCTCCGGGTAATCCTCGAACTCGTCGTTCAGGATGCGCTCGGAGCCGCCGAGGGCGTCCGTGAGGGCCACGGTCTTCCCCCCGATGCCCGTAAACTGCTCCGTGGCGAAGAAGGGCTGGGTGAGAAACCTCTCCAGGCGTCGCGCCCGGTTGACCACTTTCCGGTCCTCCCGGGAAAGCTCCTCCAGGCCCAGCATGGCGATGATGTCCTTCAGGTCCTCGTAAGCGGCCAGGGTGGAGCGGATGTGCTGGGCTATGCGGTAGTGC
The Nitrospirota bacterium genome window above contains:
- a CDS encoding AtpZ/AtpI family protein, which produces MQEPREQRDDEDRETFRREVARKEERKLRARKEGKESVWFGLGMFGLVGWSVAIPTLMGVAVGAWVDHRYGGGQVSWTLTGLVVGLALGCLNAWFWVSRERREIERRRRSSSDEKKG
- a CDS encoding F0F1 ATP synthase subunit epsilon → MGGKSVKLKVILPEEVLLEEAARKVKAEDERGSFTLLPRHVDLATSLVPGILSFEDDSGREVFVALDAGVLVKAGGDVLVCTRRAVLGPDLGQLREHVREQFMVLDERERAARSVMARLEAGLIRQHIRLEE